Within the Bacillus solimangrovi genome, the region AAACGTTGGAATGGATCAACTAATCTACAGTTCGACTCATGGCCGCCGTAAAGGTGTAACTGCAAAGGTTATCGCCTCATTCATTTATACTTTGTTCCTAATCATTTCATGGGTAACATTTGATGTTCTAATGAACACATATATTTTTGGTAACAATGGTTGGAGTACACCAATACAATTTTTAGGATTCGATTCACCTTATTCCTTAACAGTGCTAGAGTATTTTATCATTCAGATCGGTATTCATATCTTAGTAGCTTATGCATTTATGGTGTTTACTTTAGCAATTTCAGCATTAACAAAGAGTACCATATTGTCATTTATAATTAGTATATCAGTCTTTATTTTGCCGACAATTAATTTAGGAATTCCTTATTGGCAATATGTGAAAAAATATAGCTTTGCAAATTTCATCTCAGCTCCAGAATTCATTATGCCATTTCATGCAATAACTGTTTTTGGAAAACCAGTTTTAGACCCAATTATTCATTATCCAGCAATCTTCTTACTTGCTATTACTCTCATGATTGTACTGTACAAAACAATTAGAAGAACACAAGTCAGCTAAGTAATGACCTAATTCCATCAGCAGGAGATGAAGGGAATCTCTCACTGATGGAATTTTTTTTATTTTATCGAGCTCCGATAACAAGGAGATGGACAATAGCATGAAATAGTTAAATTTTTCTTCAGAATATCTTAAGAATTATATACAGAGATTATTAAGAAATGGGTATTATAATAAATTTAAGTTAGAGTAATGGTGATACATAAACAAAGATAATTTTAATTAGATGCAGGATCTACTAGTTATTGATTATCTAAACTTAACATCATGTTACTTAACTAATATATTTTATTGGAGGGTTTCAAATGAAAAAAATAATTATGGCTACAGCGTTGGTATCAACCTTAACAATTGCAGGTTTGACTACTGGAGGAATTTTAGCAAATACTCAAATAAGCGGTGAGAATCTTTCTAAAGTTAAAGAAAGTTCGTTTCATACATCTAAAAATGTTGATCAGTTAGTTTCTTCATTAGATGGTGAAGTAATTTTAGAATTTGAAGGTCAAGGCAGTGTGCTTGATACAGAAGGAAATGAAGTAAGTAAGGACAATTACTTCAAATTACTTGCAAAAAATGGCTTTAGTATTGGAGAAAGTGTGGAAATAGATGAAAACTATCAACCACCAACTGAGGAAGAAATTTATCAAAATAGAATTAAATTTTTCTTGGTAGATCCGACTGGGAAAACAGAGAATGAGATTTTAGAAGAAATTGCTGAAGCGAAAAATACGATTTTCACCTACAAAGAGGGATATAAATTAGGGCTTGATATTGAAGGTAAATCAGAAAGCCAAGTGATGGACGAAATAACAAATCTACGTAATGAGGGTAAGATTACAGAAGTAAATGATACGTTCTTTACTGCTGAAGAATACAATGCAGAATTAAAATTAGCAAAAGAAAATGGAATTGAAACAGACGGAAAACCGTTCTACAAAATTCAGGATGAAATATTTAAGAAACTTAACTTAGATTCATATAAGGCACTTATGTAATAAAAGTTTATCACGTTTTAGCTGACGCTAAGACTCCCACTTCAAAACTAAGGAAAGTCAACGAAGTTTAAGTGGGAGAAGGGCATGGTCATACCTGTGTGGTATAACTGTTAGTAATGATCTGATGGAAGTTTCACTTTATAAATGCAGAAATTAACGACGAAAGTTGTTTGTTTCTGCATTTTTTTTATATCATTTTAATCAAATATTGATGTTGAGCGATTTAATCATTTACGTAGAAGGTATATGGTATTATTTATCTATAATTTTATAAACAGATTAATTAAGGACGTAAGTAGAGGTGGGGAATATGAAAAATGATGTCAATCTATTAGAGCTTCTATCTTTAGCGAAGTCTCACAAAAGGTACATCTTAGGGATAGATGGCTTGAGTCGTTCTGGAAAAACAACATTTGTAGGACAACTTCATGACCAATTAAAAAAAGAAAATATGGACTTCTGTATCTTTCATATCGATGACCATATCATGAAGCGAAATCAACGATACGGTACAGGATTCGAACAATGGTATGAGTATATTTACTTACAGTGGGACGTTGAATGGTTAAGTGAAAATTTCTTTGAAAAACTGAGAGAATCTAATCACGTTGAACTGCCGTTTTATCATAATGAAACAGATACTCACGAAATGAGATCAATGACGTTGCCTAAGTCAGGCATAATTATTATTGAAGGTGTTTTTCTTCAACGTAAAGAGTGGAAAGACTATTATGATAAGATCGTATTTTTAGATTGTTCTAGAGAAAAAAGGTTTGCTCGTGAAGCAGAAACGACAAGAAATAACCTAAAAAAGTTTGAAGAGAGATATTGGAAAGCAGAAGAATATTACATAAATACTTGTAAACCGTTGGAAGGTGCGGATATAGTCGTAAGGACGTAGAGGTAATTAATGCTCATTATTCATCAAAATCACAAGAACTTTGGAATGAAATGCAAAGGGATGTCCTGAAAAGTCTACGAAACTTTCAGAACATCCCTATTTACTTTATTAGTCGATAAGCAGCCGCCTTCCGCTTTTCTTCATGTCCAGCTTCAAGCGCCATCGGCTCGAGGTCATAAGTCAAGTAATGAATAAGGTAAAAGGCAACCTTCTTCCTGACTTTCCTTATGCTTGTCGCCGATAAACAGTCGCCTTCCGCTTTTCTTATTGTCTAGCTTCAGTGGCAAGCCCCTCGTGGTCACTTCGCCTTTGGTCAAAAAAGCAAAGAACGCTTTTTAAGCCAAAGGCTCCAGTGCCAGTCGGGTCTCCCATAGCCACTTTCGCTTTTCTTCATGTCCAGCTTTAAGCGCCATCGGCTCGAGGTCATAAGTCAAAATGTCAAGAAGGTAAAGGTCAACCTTCTCACCATTTCGCCTTATGCTTGTCGCCGATAAACAGTCGCCTTCCGCTTTTCTTATTCAAATGTATTACGGATGGCTTCGGTGCTTTGTACGGTTTCGTCTGTGTATGATGCGATTTTGTTACTGTCTGCTGTTAATGTTTCAAGTGTTGCGCTCATTTCTTCTAAGTTTGCGGTAGCTTCTTCGATGACGGCTGCTAATTCGTTCGCTGAGCTGTCTACGTGTGAGGAGGATGATTTTACGCGTTGTGATAGTGCATCGAAATGTTGGAAGTTCTCCATCACATGTGATAGAACATCACGTAATTGATTAAAATATGACCTCACATCGTTTAAGTGTTGGACACTTTCCTCGAAACGACGATTGCTCTCATGCATCTTATTTAACGCGGAGTGGTTATGAGAGTTTAGTTGCTGTAAGTTTTTTGTAATTCGTATTGTCGTTGCACCTGTAGTTTCGGCAAGCTTGCGAATTTCTTCTGCGACGACAGAGAATCCTCTACCAGCATCACCGGCACGTGCTGCTTCAATTGAGGCATTAAGGGCAAGTAAGTTCGTTTGCTCGGTAATTTGTTTGATACTCTCTGTAAATGAATTCGTTTCTTCAACCTTTGTGCTGAGCTGTTCAAACGTTACGTTTAAGTCTTCAATCATAACTTGTACGTCAGTCATTTCATCTGTTAGCTTGGACATCTTTTCATCGCCACTATCTGCGAGAGAGGATGCTTCACTCGTTT harbors:
- a CDS encoding kinase, whose translation is MKNDVNLLELLSLAKSHKRYILGIDGLSRSGKTTFVGQLHDQLKKENMDFCIFHIDDHIMKRNQRYGTGFEQWYEYIYLQWDVEWLSENFFEKLRESNHVELPFYHNETDTHEMRSMTLPKSGIIIIEGVFLQRKEWKDYYDKIVFLDCSREKRFAREAETTRNNLKKFEERYWKAEEYYINTCKPLEGADIVVRT